A genomic window from Luteolibacter sp. LG18 includes:
- the mdoH gene encoding glucans biosynthesis glucosyltransferase MdoH gives MDSSPSHADSGPPTGIKPYTSLFTAGVRRTIFFGLVFTINLAAGIWLFDLYDRLGMHRAHGLILGLFLLLNGLLTLGTMHAFIGAWDFLRGRRRAICITDLAKDKTGPLTQKHVVVMPVYNEDIVKVCGRVEAIYRSIEAAGQLDAFDFYILSDTTNLDCWVEEEVAWTNLCRRLDGFGKIYYRRRRKNENRKAGNIGDFVRNWGGHYEAMVVLDADSLMDGGDIVKMARTMELYPRLGILQTPPKLIRGGSVFTRMQQFAMRLYGPLFIRGLNYWQLNSGSYWGHNAIIRVQPFSEFCELPALPGREPFGGRILSHDFVEAALMVREGWEVWLAWDIVGTYEEAPPTLVDHLKRDRRWCQGNLQHMWLVFARKFPLPSRVHLFMGIMAYLGSPLWFLFLAFGTWVAWERRKSDLSDLTVVSRLFEWLDKLAAWVGQWPSLKPVVTQLHHLRDLTLKMTTNDQALILMGLVATMLFLPKILALIGGVLHGPTRRSFGGAIPLILGVAMELVLSMFMAPAIMIAHTFMILGMVMGASVSWGNQTRETDGTGWGEAVAVHGPAFIAGVLWTALALWIGPSFALWMSPILLGMLLSIPLSVFTSRVRYGQALKKRKLFSIPEEINQPEIMTLADNAQAAVDAALTARAAGREGVIAAVVDPYVNGVHVSLLDASDPDEDHSELAEKMLKEGPGALKKDELANILYHGPSVLAMHRAVWSRPFDTLHSSWGKAVESYRIRTEPDAV, from the coding sequence ATGGATTCCTCCCCTTCTCACGCCGATAGCGGCCCGCCCACTGGAATCAAGCCCTACACCAGCCTGTTCACGGCCGGAGTGCGGCGGACGATTTTCTTCGGCTTGGTGTTCACGATCAACCTGGCGGCCGGAATCTGGCTGTTCGATCTCTATGACCGGCTCGGCATGCATCGTGCCCACGGTCTGATCCTCGGACTCTTCCTGCTGCTCAACGGGCTTCTCACCCTCGGAACGATGCACGCCTTCATCGGTGCGTGGGATTTCCTGCGCGGCCGCCGCCGCGCGATCTGCATCACCGATCTGGCGAAGGATAAGACAGGCCCGCTCACGCAGAAGCACGTGGTGGTGATGCCGGTTTACAACGAGGACATCGTGAAGGTCTGCGGCCGTGTCGAGGCGATCTACCGCTCGATCGAGGCCGCCGGTCAGCTCGACGCCTTCGATTTCTACATCCTCAGCGACACCACCAACCTCGATTGCTGGGTGGAGGAGGAGGTCGCGTGGACGAACCTGTGCCGCCGCCTCGACGGCTTCGGCAAGATCTACTACCGCCGCCGCCGCAAGAACGAGAACCGCAAGGCGGGCAACATCGGCGACTTCGTGCGCAACTGGGGCGGCCACTACGAGGCCATGGTGGTGCTTGATGCGGACAGCCTGATGGACGGCGGCGACATCGTGAAGATGGCCCGCACGATGGAGCTCTATCCGCGACTGGGTATCCTCCAGACGCCGCCGAAATTGATCCGTGGCGGCTCGGTGTTCACCCGGATGCAGCAGTTCGCGATGCGCCTCTACGGGCCGCTGTTCATCCGCGGTCTGAACTACTGGCAGCTCAATTCGGGCAGTTACTGGGGGCACAACGCGATCATCCGCGTACAGCCGTTCTCGGAGTTCTGCGAACTCCCCGCGCTGCCGGGCCGCGAGCCCTTCGGCGGCCGCATCCTCAGCCACGACTTCGTGGAAGCCGCGCTGATGGTCCGCGAGGGCTGGGAGGTCTGGCTCGCCTGGGACATCGTTGGCACCTACGAGGAGGCTCCGCCGACGCTGGTGGACCACCTCAAGCGCGACCGCCGCTGGTGTCAGGGCAACCTCCAGCACATGTGGCTGGTGTTCGCCCGGAAATTCCCGCTGCCTTCCCGTGTCCATCTTTTCATGGGCATCATGGCCTACCTCGGCAGCCCGCTGTGGTTCCTGTTCCTCGCCTTCGGCACCTGGGTGGCGTGGGAGCGCCGCAAGAGCGATCTGAGCGATCTGACGGTGGTGAGCCGCCTTTTCGAATGGCTGGACAAGCTGGCCGCATGGGTGGGTCAATGGCCGTCCCTGAAGCCGGTGGTCACCCAGCTACATCATCTGCGCGACCTGACGCTGAAGATGACGACGAACGACCAGGCGCTGATCCTGATGGGCCTGGTCGCCACGATGCTGTTCCTGCCGAAGATCCTGGCCCTGATCGGTGGTGTCCTGCATGGTCCGACGCGCCGTTCCTTCGGCGGGGCGATCCCGCTGATTCTCGGCGTGGCGATGGAGCTGGTGCTCTCGATGTTCATGGCACCGGCGATCATGATCGCCCACACCTTCATGATTCTGGGCATGGTGATGGGGGCCTCCGTGAGCTGGGGCAACCAGACCCGCGAGACCGATGGCACCGGCTGGGGCGAAGCGGTCGCCGTGCACGGCCCGGCGTTCATCGCCGGTGTGCTCTGGACCGCGCTGGCCCTGTGGATCGGACCCTCGTTCGCGCTGTGGATGAGCCCGATCCTGCTTGGCATGCTGCTTTCCATCCCGCTTTCGGTGTTCACCAGCCGGGTCCGCTATGGCCAGGCGCTAAAGAAGCGGAAGCTGTTCTCGATCCCGGAGGAGATCAACCAGCCGGAGATCATGACGCTGGCGGACAATGCCCAGGCCGCGGTGGACGCGGCGCTGACCGCCCGGGCTGCCGGTCGCGAGGGCGTGATCGCCGCGGTCGTCGATCCGTATGTGAACGGCGTCCACGTTTCCCTGCTCGATGCCTCCGATCCCGACGAGGATCATTCCGAGCTGGCGGAGAAGATGCTCAAGGAAGGGCCGGGTGCCCTGAAGAAGGACGAGCTGGCGAACATCCTCTACCACGGTCCGTCCGTGCTGGCGATGCACCGCGCGGTGTGGTCCCGCCCCTTCGACACGCTCCACTCGTCCTGGGGCAAGGCGGTGGAGAGCTACCGCATCCGCACCGAGCCGGATGCGGTTTGA
- a CDS encoding glucan biosynthesis protein, whose protein sequence is MPLHPYRPIALALGVVAASGFARAQTWLREDVDFQKIEARAKELASQPYQAPDREALPGWMKALSYDQYRDIRFREDQALWLQGNLPFRAMFFHPGYLFRESVQVREFTSTHSQEVRFTPGFYDYGSLVGEKGEFPPNAGFAGVRLLSQLNQQGKFDELAVFQGASYWRALGKGQRYGISARGVAIDTGAEGSAEEFPSFREFWLRKPDQGDQAAQVLALLDGPSVAGAYAFVVQPGDDTVMTVKAVLFPRKEVKTFGVAPMSSMFWFGENSRRRFDDFRPEVHDSDGLAIKQGSGESIWRPLSNDTGRLEKNYFAVEKLSGFGLLQRDRRFAAYEDGEAAYDQRPSLWIEPVNDWGPGKVFLMEIPTANELSDNVVAMWEPGQKAQPGQRMEFVYRQHWTTSEDPAKAGGHVVATRTGLHDWQPEQRTIAVEFSGIAPERLKDKDGKDVVPTAVVELVGDGKERAKVQGLAVQSLPGDRWRAGFQIAPLKEGAKLSDVGPLDIRVSLKVGDDFLTETWVNRIIP, encoded by the coding sequence ATGCCACTCCATCCCTACCGGCCCATAGCCCTCGCGCTCGGGGTCGTCGCAGCCAGCGGATTCGCCCGCGCGCAGACTTGGCTACGCGAGGACGTCGATTTCCAGAAAATCGAGGCCCGCGCCAAAGAGCTCGCGTCGCAGCCCTATCAGGCACCGGACCGCGAGGCCCTGCCGGGATGGATGAAGGCGCTTTCCTACGACCAGTACCGGGACATCCGGTTCCGCGAGGACCAAGCCCTGTGGTTGCAGGGAAATCTGCCGTTCCGGGCGATGTTTTTCCATCCGGGCTACCTGTTCCGGGAGTCGGTCCAGGTCCGCGAGTTCACCTCCACCCATTCCCAGGAAGTCCGGTTCACGCCGGGGTTCTACGACTACGGTTCGCTGGTGGGGGAGAAGGGCGAGTTTCCGCCGAACGCGGGCTTCGCTGGCGTCCGCCTGCTGTCCCAGCTCAACCAGCAGGGGAAATTTGACGAACTGGCGGTGTTCCAAGGAGCGAGCTACTGGCGCGCGCTTGGCAAGGGCCAGCGCTACGGCATTTCCGCCCGCGGGGTGGCGATCGACACCGGAGCGGAGGGTTCCGCCGAGGAGTTCCCGAGCTTCCGTGAGTTCTGGCTGCGCAAGCCGGACCAGGGCGACCAAGCGGCCCAGGTGCTGGCCCTGCTTGACGGCCCGTCGGTGGCTGGTGCCTACGCCTTCGTGGTCCAGCCGGGCGACGACACGGTGATGACGGTCAAGGCGGTGCTGTTCCCTCGCAAGGAGGTGAAGACCTTCGGCGTCGCGCCGATGTCCAGCATGTTCTGGTTCGGTGAGAATTCCCGCCGCCGCTTCGATGATTTCCGCCCCGAGGTCCACGATTCCGACGGCCTCGCGATCAAGCAGGGTTCCGGCGAGAGCATCTGGCGCCCGCTTTCGAACGACACCGGCCGGCTGGAGAAGAACTATTTCGCGGTCGAGAAGCTCAGCGGCTTCGGCCTGTTGCAGCGCGACCGCCGTTTCGCCGCCTATGAGGACGGCGAGGCCGCTTACGACCAGCGCCCGTCGCTGTGGATCGAGCCGGTCAACGACTGGGGTCCGGGCAAGGTGTTCCTGATGGAGATCCCGACCGCCAACGAGCTTTCGGACAACGTGGTGGCGATGTGGGAGCCGGGCCAGAAGGCCCAGCCCGGCCAGCGCATGGAATTCGTCTACCGCCAGCACTGGACCACTTCCGAGGATCCGGCGAAGGCGGGCGGCCACGTGGTCGCCACCCGCACCGGCCTGCACGATTGGCAGCCGGAGCAGCGGACGATCGCCGTGGAATTCAGCGGCATCGCTCCGGAACGCCTCAAGGACAAGGACGGCAAGGATGTGGTTCCGACCGCGGTGGTGGAACTCGTGGGCGACGGCAAGGAGCGCGCGAAGGTCCAGGGCTTGGCCGTCCAATCGCTTCCCGGCGACCGCTGGCGCGCCGGTTTCCAGATCGCTCCGCTCAAGGAAGGCGCCAAGCTTTCCGACGTGGGCCCGCTCGATATCCGCGTCTCGCTGAAAGTGGGAGACGATTTCCTCACTGAAACATGGGTCAACCGGATCATTCCCTAG
- a CDS encoding ABC transporter ATP-binding protein: MSLAVSIEYLRKVYRGGFEALAGISLEVPRGSVFGLLGPNGAGKSTMVKSLLTILRPTECRGQLLGQPIGHRATLAKVGFLPEHAKFPDYLTGRQVVEFTAGLSKVPASVSRPRTSALLERVGMAAWADKPVGTYSKGMKQRVGLAQALVNDPELVFLDEPTDGVDPEGRIEIRKLIESMRAEGKTVFVNSHLLAEVEQVADHVAILSKGRIVESGRMSDLTNRGRHYEVRTEGPVPLALRDQFLAAGWQVAGDRIDIEADNAAPVQPVIDALRSANLMIREVKEARLSLEDLFLSAVKSQGKENGA; the protein is encoded by the coding sequence ATGAGTCTGGCGGTATCCATTGAATATCTGCGGAAGGTGTACCGCGGGGGCTTCGAGGCTCTGGCGGGAATCTCGCTGGAGGTGCCGCGGGGCAGCGTGTTCGGCCTGCTGGGGCCGAACGGGGCGGGAAAGAGCACGATGGTGAAATCCCTGCTCACCATCCTGCGGCCGACCGAGTGCCGCGGCCAGCTCCTCGGTCAGCCGATCGGTCACCGGGCCACGCTGGCGAAGGTGGGGTTCCTGCCGGAGCACGCCAAGTTTCCCGACTACCTCACCGGCCGCCAGGTGGTGGAGTTCACCGCCGGATTGTCCAAGGTCCCGGCTTCCGTGAGCCGCCCGCGGACCTCGGCCCTGTTGGAGCGGGTCGGTATGGCCGCCTGGGCGGACAAGCCGGTGGGCACCTATTCGAAGGGGATGAAACAGCGCGTCGGCCTCGCCCAGGCGCTGGTGAACGACCCCGAGCTGGTGTTCCTGGACGAACCGACCGACGGGGTGGACCCGGAGGGCCGGATCGAGATCCGGAAGCTCATCGAAAGCATGCGGGCGGAGGGCAAGACGGTCTTCGTGAACAGCCACCTGCTGGCGGAGGTCGAACAGGTGGCCGACCACGTGGCGATCCTCTCGAAGGGCCGGATCGTGGAAAGCGGCCGGATGTCCGATCTCACCAACCGCGGCCGCCACTATGAGGTCCGTACCGAGGGCCCGGTGCCGCTCGCGCTGCGGGATCAATTTCTGGCCGCGGGCTGGCAGGTGGCGGGCGACCGCATCGACATCGAGGCGGACAACGCCGCGCCGGTCCAGCCGGTGATCGACGCCCTGCGCTCGGCGAACCTGATGATCCGGGAGGTGAAGGAGGCCCGGCTCTCGCTGGAGGATCTGTTCCTCAGCGCGGTCAAATCCCAAGGAAAGGAAAACGGAGCATGA
- the msrA gene encoding peptide-methionine (S)-S-oxide reductase MsrA codes for MDHTPAPTPKVPAGDEVVTLGAGCFWCVEAVFKQIDGVASVTSGYMGGKVKSPTYQQVCEEDTGHAEVVQIVYDPKKVTLEKILDWFWKLHDPTTLNRQGNDAGTQYRSAIFYHTDAQKTVAEASKKAAQKDFTDPIVTEITKATDFWPAENYHQDYYFLNKNKNGYCRVVIEPKLKKLKLEH; via the coding sequence ATGGACCACACCCCCGCCCCCACGCCGAAAGTCCCCGCCGGAGACGAAGTCGTCACCCTCGGCGCCGGCTGCTTCTGGTGCGTCGAAGCCGTCTTCAAGCAGATCGATGGCGTCGCGTCCGTCACCTCCGGCTACATGGGCGGCAAGGTGAAAAGCCCGACCTACCAGCAGGTTTGCGAGGAAGACACCGGCCACGCCGAGGTCGTCCAGATCGTCTACGATCCCAAGAAAGTCACCCTTGAGAAGATCCTCGACTGGTTCTGGAAGCTCCACGATCCCACCACCTTGAACCGCCAGGGCAACGACGCGGGCACCCAATACCGCTCGGCGATCTTCTACCACACCGACGCCCAGAAAACCGTGGCGGAGGCCTCGAAGAAGGCGGCCCAAAAGGATTTCACCGACCCGATCGTGACCGAGATCACCAAGGCCACCGACTTCTGGCCGGCGGAAAACTACCATCAGGACTACTACTTCCTGAACAAGAACAAGAACGGCTACTGCCGCGTGGTGATCGAGCCCAAGCTGAAGAAGCTCAAGCTCGAACACTGA
- a CDS encoding choice-of-anchor K domain-containing protein: MRFPRLFKIVPVLAILIGSSSAQNLPGSLSFEVTGGFSNATAESKNSLLIADNNLTDGYASGFDLKDAPSGMTGGGPAGSAAFQWGKASSSSSYAHPSALWFSPAEVSNVSPEQVFKIADLYYRNGTIVTNTGATSVELTLQLAFSNPSGLSDVTTTFSMDLINTPNGSDPAASADIVKLGNPASALTFTDAQGNTYYLNLSFRPDANTMGNTLSSADEFRVYEGTQGKAELWGQFSTTPAATTPVPEPSAALLGGLATLLIFRRRR, translated from the coding sequence ATGAGATTCCCCCGTCTCTTCAAAATCGTCCCCGTCCTCGCCATCCTGATCGGTAGCTCCTCCGCCCAAAACCTCCCTGGAAGCCTGAGCTTCGAGGTGACCGGCGGATTCTCGAACGCCACCGCGGAAAGCAAGAACAGCCTCCTGATCGCCGACAACAACCTGACCGATGGCTATGCCAGCGGCTTCGATCTCAAGGATGCCCCGTCCGGCATGACCGGCGGCGGCCCGGCCGGATCGGCGGCCTTCCAGTGGGGCAAGGCTTCGAGCTCCTCCTCCTACGCCCACCCGAGCGCGCTGTGGTTCTCGCCGGCCGAGGTTTCGAACGTCTCGCCGGAGCAGGTCTTCAAGATCGCCGACCTCTACTACCGCAACGGCACCATCGTCACCAATACCGGTGCCACCAGCGTGGAGCTCACCCTCCAGCTCGCTTTTTCCAATCCGAGCGGCCTTTCCGACGTCACCACGACGTTCTCGATGGACCTTATCAACACCCCGAACGGTAGCGATCCGGCGGCCAGCGCGGACATCGTGAAACTCGGCAATCCGGCCTCGGCCCTGACCTTCACCGATGCCCAGGGCAACACCTACTACCTGAACCTCTCCTTCCGCCCGGACGCGAACACCATGGGCAACACCCTCTCCAGCGCGGACGAGTTCCGCGTTTACGAGGGCACCCAGGGCAAGGCCGAGCTGTGGGGCCAGTTCAGCACCACTCCGGCGGCCACGACCCCGGTGCCGGAGCCGTCCGCCGCGTTGCTCGGTGGCCTCGCCACCCTGCTGATCTTCCGCCGCCGCCGCTGA
- a CDS encoding N-acetylmuramoyl-L-alanine amidase-like domain-containing protein has product MIGKVVALSAAVLLGLGASARADVLPVPVAPRLPLDTVFKGQTKFQAIMAKAERENWRALPLGARTVRIGRELVGTPYQHYTLEVDDHIESPVVNLTAMDCWTYYENALAMARLISYKPGPYKPEDLLQMVELERYRGGRCTGEYLSRMHQLEEVFYDNQRRGIAENITPRIPGAEGLSREIHEMTVQWKDYRYLRNNPGLLPGMAAVEARVSKLPVSYVPKSKVLGIEKYLADGDICAITGADKSCYTTHVGLIVRVNGRAYFSHATSDRDKGKMVVIDRPITDYLNGMSKHTGIIVCRPKDLPPSSLWQKNIAGEEGKKPGAS; this is encoded by the coding sequence ATGATCGGGAAAGTCGTCGCTCTCTCCGCCGCGGTGCTGCTTGGCCTTGGCGCTTCCGCCCGTGCGGACGTCCTGCCGGTGCCCGTCGCGCCGCGCCTGCCGCTGGACACGGTGTTCAAGGGCCAGACGAAATTCCAGGCGATCATGGCGAAGGCCGAGCGCGAGAACTGGCGGGCGCTGCCGCTCGGTGCACGCACGGTCCGGATCGGCCGCGAGCTCGTGGGCACCCCCTACCAGCACTACACGCTGGAGGTGGATGACCACATCGAATCGCCGGTGGTGAACCTCACCGCCATGGATTGCTGGACCTACTACGAGAACGCCCTCGCGATGGCGCGTCTCATTTCCTACAAGCCCGGCCCGTACAAGCCCGAGGACCTGCTCCAGATGGTGGAGCTGGAACGCTACCGCGGCGGCCGCTGCACCGGCGAGTATCTCAGCCGCATGCACCAGCTCGAGGAGGTCTTCTACGACAACCAGCGCCGCGGCATCGCCGAGAACATCACTCCGCGCATCCCCGGGGCCGAGGGGCTCAGCCGCGAGATCCACGAGATGACGGTGCAGTGGAAGGACTACCGCTACCTCCGCAACAATCCCGGCCTGCTGCCCGGCATGGCCGCGGTGGAGGCCCGGGTGTCGAAACTGCCGGTGTCCTACGTGCCGAAGTCGAAGGTGCTCGGCATCGAGAAGTACCTCGCCGATGGCGACATTTGCGCGATCACCGGCGCGGACAAGAGCTGCTACACCACTCACGTCGGCCTGATCGTCCGCGTGAACGGCCGCGCCTATTTCTCCCACGCCACCTCGGACCGGGACAAGGGCAAGATGGTCGTGATCGACCGCCCGATCACCGACTACCTCAACGGCATGTCCAAGCACACCGGCATCATCGTCTGCCGCCCGAAAGATCTCCCGCCGTCGTCATTGTGGCAGAAGAACATCGCCGGTGAGGAAGGGAAGAAGCCGGGCGCGAGCTGA
- a CDS encoding glycosyl hydrolase translates to MISKPLLRQLLLGSLALVPGFAAEPGADVAWPPQTREARPWTRWWWLGSAVDKENLTRQLTLYRDAGIGGVEICPLYGAKGYESRYLPFLSPGWMEMFGHTTAEGKRLDLGIDLTTGTGWPFGGPWVKTEDSSAKVILKQVDATAADSLKEAGKKATLQCLTAVSDSGETLDLTAKWKDGKLDWTAPAGTWKLYSVWQQSGIQQVKRPAPGGEGNVVDPYSLDSLNRYLAKFDEAFAGYQGAMPGYQFHDSFEYFGATWTKDFFREFEKRRGYDLKTKLPAFFGEGDPDTVARVKGDYRTTISELHLAYIQRWTDWAHGHGSLTREQAHGAPANLIDLYAIADIPETEIFGTADDKLEPMFQFASSAAHLTGRKYASSESFTWLGEHFQTTLAEAKPAADMLLLSGINHLFFHGIPYSPAEAPWPGWQFYAAVNFGPQGGLWRDLPNFNGYLTRCQSVLQSGAPDNDVLLYFPVDDLYHDAKEQLIPFTMHNAETVMAKHSFYKTAHTLTARGYNYDHVSDQFLAKATGGEGTVKIGDAKYRAIIVPNCHVIPLATIEKLAALSQEGTPVLFLDKLPDDVPGLSDLDKRRAAFRAVIEKNQAQLTLGSDVAAMLDKAGVHREMAVDQGLRYIRRTHDQGWHYFLVNRGTQAISGWVPLSVPANSAVILDPRQADRSGVARLQTTKLGTEVFLQLEPGESCIVRTFTTETAKGRAWDYDEPAGEPKLVDGTWSVRFIDGGPALPAPYQGKDLVSWTSLDDVEAKRFAGTALYSTEVTIPEGVTSEWVLDLGRVCESARVRVNGKDAGVAWSAPFKIHLGHLLHAGSNTLEIEVTNVAANRIADLDRQKVDWKYFHEINFVGKDYKPFDASKWPARDSGLFGPVRLLPVK, encoded by the coding sequence GTGATCTCCAAGCCCCTTCTCCGCCAACTCCTGCTCGGTTCCCTGGCCCTCGTTCCCGGTTTCGCGGCCGAACCCGGGGCCGACGTGGCGTGGCCGCCGCAGACCCGTGAAGCCCGCCCGTGGACCCGCTGGTGGTGGCTCGGCAGCGCGGTGGACAAGGAGAACCTGACCCGCCAGCTCACGCTCTATCGCGATGCCGGCATCGGCGGCGTGGAGATTTGCCCGCTGTATGGCGCGAAGGGCTACGAGAGCCGCTATCTGCCGTTCCTCTCGCCGGGCTGGATGGAGATGTTCGGCCACACCACGGCGGAAGGAAAACGCCTCGACCTCGGCATCGACCTCACCACCGGCACCGGCTGGCCGTTCGGTGGGCCGTGGGTGAAGACCGAAGATTCCTCCGCAAAGGTCATCCTGAAGCAGGTCGATGCCACCGCCGCGGACAGCCTCAAGGAGGCCGGGAAGAAGGCCACCCTCCAGTGCCTGACCGCCGTTTCCGACAGCGGGGAAACGCTCGACCTCACCGCGAAATGGAAGGACGGGAAGCTCGATTGGACCGCGCCTGCGGGGACGTGGAAACTTTACAGCGTCTGGCAGCAGAGCGGCATCCAGCAGGTGAAGCGCCCGGCGCCCGGCGGCGAGGGCAATGTGGTCGACCCCTACTCGCTCGATTCACTGAACCGCTACCTCGCGAAATTCGACGAGGCCTTCGCCGGCTACCAGGGCGCGATGCCGGGCTACCAGTTCCACGATTCGTTCGAGTACTTCGGCGCGACGTGGACGAAGGACTTTTTCCGCGAGTTCGAGAAACGGCGCGGCTACGACCTGAAAACGAAGCTGCCCGCCTTCTTCGGTGAGGGCGATCCGGACACCGTCGCGCGCGTCAAGGGCGACTACCGCACGACCATCTCCGAGCTGCACCTCGCCTACATCCAGCGCTGGACCGACTGGGCGCACGGCCACGGCAGCCTCACACGCGAGCAGGCCCACGGCGCGCCCGCCAACCTGATCGACCTCTATGCGATCGCCGACATCCCGGAGACGGAAATCTTCGGCACTGCGGACGACAAGCTGGAGCCGATGTTCCAGTTCGCCTCCTCCGCCGCCCACCTCACCGGGCGCAAGTATGCCTCGTCCGAATCCTTCACCTGGCTCGGCGAGCATTTCCAAACCACGCTCGCGGAAGCCAAGCCCGCGGCCGACATGCTGCTTCTATCCGGCATCAACCACCTGTTCTTCCACGGCATCCCCTACTCCCCCGCCGAGGCCCCGTGGCCGGGCTGGCAGTTCTACGCCGCCGTGAACTTCGGCCCGCAGGGCGGCCTGTGGCGCGATCTCCCGAATTTCAACGGCTACCTGACCCGCTGCCAATCGGTGCTGCAAAGCGGCGCGCCCGACAACGACGTGCTGCTCTATTTCCCCGTCGACGACCTCTACCACGACGCCAAGGAACAGCTCATCCCCTTCACCATGCACAACGCGGAAACGGTGATGGCGAAGCACTCGTTCTACAAAACCGCGCACACGCTCACCGCCCGCGGCTACAACTACGACCACGTGTCCGACCAGTTCCTGGCCAAGGCCACCGGCGGCGAGGGCACCGTGAAGATCGGGGACGCGAAGTACCGCGCGATCATCGTGCCGAACTGCCACGTCATCCCGCTGGCGACGATAGAGAAACTCGCCGCGTTGTCCCAGGAAGGCACGCCGGTGCTGTTTCTCGACAAGCTGCCGGACGACGTGCCGGGCCTCAGCGATCTCGACAAACGCCGTGCGGCATTCCGGGCCGTGATCGAAAAGAACCAAGCCCAGCTCACCCTCGGCAGCGACGTGGCGGCGATGTTGGACAAGGCGGGCGTGCACCGGGAGATGGCCGTCGATCAGGGCCTGCGCTACATCCGCCGCACCCACGACCAGGGCTGGCACTACTTCCTCGTGAACCGCGGCACGCAGGCGATCTCCGGGTGGGTGCCACTTTCCGTGCCGGCGAACTCCGCGGTGATCCTCGATCCGCGCCAAGCGGACCGCAGCGGCGTGGCGCGGCTCCAAACGACCAAGCTGGGCACGGAGGTGTTCCTGCAACTGGAGCCGGGCGAATCGTGCATCGTCCGCACCTTCACCACCGAAACCGCCAAAGGGCGGGCGTGGGACTACGATGAACCGGCGGGCGAACCGAAGCTCGTGGACGGCACCTGGAGCGTGCGTTTCATCGACGGCGGCCCGGCCTTGCCCGCACCCTACCAAGGCAAGGATCTGGTTTCCTGGACCAGCCTCGACGACGTGGAGGCAAAACGTTTCGCGGGCACCGCGCTCTACTCCACCGAGGTGACGATCCCGGAGGGAGTCACGAGCGAATGGGTGCTCGATCTCGGCCGGGTGTGCGAGAGCGCGCGGGTGCGCGTGAACGGCAAGGACGCCGGAGTCGCCTGGAGCGCGCCGTTCAAGATCCACCTCGGCCACCTCCTCCACGCCGGAAGCAACACGCTGGAGATCGAGGTGACCAACGTCGCCGCCAACCGCATCGCCGACCTCGACCGGCAGAAGGTGGATTGGAAGTATTTCCACGAGATCAATTTCGTGGGCAAGGACTACAAGCCCTTCGACGCCTCCAAGTGGCCCGCGCGCGATTCCGGACTGTTCGGCCCGGTGCGGTTGTTGCCGGTCAAGTAG